From one Acidimicrobiales bacterium genomic stretch:
- the radA gene encoding DNA repair protein RadA: MPKLRTVHRCRECGAGAPRWTGRCPGCGEWNTLVEEVDDQGLRRTPVADRATDRPVLVADVEMGDWHTRPTGIGELDRVLGGGLVPGSATLVGGEPGIGKSTLLLQAAAAMAAGGGRCLLVSAEESTQQVRLRAERLDALSAGLWIVSQTSLAGVVAAVDEVTPDVLVVDSIQTVFDPEIASAPGSVVQVRECAHQLVGLAKQRGLATVLVGHVTKDGALAGPRVLEHVVDTVLSFEGERHHSLRLLRATKHRFGPTGELGLFEMAGAGVVGVPDPGALFVGDRRPGVAGSIVVPAMEGQRPLLVEVQALVTPTNLPMARRSAQGLDGGRVSLILAVLAERAGLGLGKHDVYVSTVGGVRVPEPAADLAVALALASGATGRALPTDLVACGEVGLAGELRGVAHAGRRLSEASRLGFRRALVAASAPDAPDGLQVVRLSSLAEAMQLLGVSIQK; this comes from the coding sequence ATGCCCAAGCTGCGGACCGTGCACCGCTGCCGCGAGTGCGGTGCCGGCGCGCCACGGTGGACGGGGCGGTGTCCTGGGTGCGGCGAGTGGAACACGCTGGTCGAGGAGGTCGACGACCAAGGCCTTCGCCGCACCCCGGTCGCCGACCGGGCGACCGACCGACCGGTCCTGGTGGCGGACGTCGAGATGGGGGACTGGCACACCCGGCCGACGGGCATCGGTGAGCTGGACCGGGTGCTCGGTGGCGGCCTCGTGCCCGGGTCGGCCACGCTGGTCGGGGGCGAGCCGGGGATCGGCAAGTCCACCCTTCTCCTGCAGGCGGCGGCGGCGATGGCGGCCGGCGGGGGCCGGTGCCTGCTGGTGTCGGCCGAGGAGTCGACGCAGCAGGTGCGTCTCCGGGCCGAGCGCCTCGACGCCCTCTCCGCGGGTCTGTGGATCGTGTCGCAGACGTCGCTCGCAGGCGTGGTGGCGGCGGTCGACGAGGTGACGCCCGACGTGCTGGTCGTCGACTCGATCCAGACGGTGTTCGATCCCGAGATCGCCTCGGCGCCCGGCTCGGTGGTCCAGGTGCGCGAATGCGCCCACCAACTGGTGGGGCTGGCCAAGCAGCGAGGCCTGGCCACGGTGCTGGTCGGCCACGTGACCAAGGACGGCGCTCTGGCCGGGCCTCGGGTGCTCGAGCACGTCGTCGACACCGTGCTGTCGTTCGAGGGCGAGCGCCACCATTCGCTGCGTCTCCTGCGGGCGACCAAGCACCGCTTCGGCCCCACCGGCGAGCTCGGCCTGTTCGAGATGGCGGGGGCGGGGGTCGTGGGCGTCCCCGACCCCGGTGCCCTGTTCGTGGGCGACCGCCGGCCCGGGGTGGCCGGCTCGATCGTGGTCCCCGCCATGGAGGGTCAGCGCCCCCTCCTCGTCGAAGTGCAGGCGCTGGTGACCCCGACGAACCTGCCGATGGCGCGGCGGTCCGCGCAGGGGCTCGACGGCGGGCGCGTCTCGCTGATCCTCGCCGTGCTGGCGGAGCGGGCCGGGCTCGGGCTGGGCAAGCACGACGTCTACGTCTCCACGGTCGGCGGCGTCCGCGTCCCGGAGCCGGCGGCCGACCTGGCCGTGGCCCTCGCGCTGGCGTCGGGCGCCACCGGCCGCGCCCTGCCCACCGATCTGGTGGCGTGTGGCGAGGTCGGCCTGGCCGGCGAGCTGCGCGGCGTCGCCCACGCCGGGCGGCGGCTGTCGGAGGCGTCGCGCCTGGGGTTCCGCCGGGCGCTCGTCGCCGCGTCAGCTCCCGACGCCCCGGACGGTCTCCAGGTCGTGCGCCTCTCCTCGCTGGCCGAGGCGATGCAGCTCCT